The sequence ATTATATTGGTCCCGTCGGGAGGCGCAAAGTGAGCAGTTTGTTATTGCTGGTTGGAATAATTCAGATCCTTGGCGGGATACTGGTTTGGGCCATCGCCAAGTCGGCAGTGCACGAAATACTTGGCTCCATATCGTTTGGCTTTGGAATACTATGCGTTCCGCTCGCCATGTTGATGAAGTACGTTGCCGACATCAGGGATATCGCAAGAGAGGCGGCGCGGACGAAAGGTGAGAGCCGGAGTGTGCACATGTCGGATGCGCCGGTGCGTCCGCAGATCCCGCTTGATGACCCATCCGCCTTGGCGCGGCGCCGATAGAGAGAACGCGCCACTCAGTTCAGCCGCCGCGACCTGACCTTCTCCACCAGCGCCAGATGCTCTTCCGCCGTCGGCGCCGGCGGCTTGTCCTCGGCGCCGTGGGCTTTGGCATAGCCGGCCGCGCAAGCGGCGAGTTCCCACAGACTCATGTCGTCCACCTCACGCGGCGTGAATCCCATCACCGCGCCAGTGCCGTAGAGCGCCGAGAAGACGAGGCGCGTTTCGCCTTCGTCGAGGTCTTCCCGGCCGCCCGTTCCCCCACCGCGTCGCGCGCCGCGCCGGTGAGGGCGGCGCCGAGGATCACGGTCGCCGGCAGCACGTTTTCCACCAGCGGGCGCTCGTCGACAAAGCGCCGCACGAGCACGAGGGCATCGGTCGGCGTCTTGCCGCCACCGATGAGGCCGAGAAGGATCGTCTCGCGGATATCATCCACCCGCCACGAGCCATCCACCAGCCGCGCATGGATTTGCGCCGGCCCCGCCTCGCACTTGGTCTGAAGGCTACGCAGCCCACCGATGGGGAGGCGGAAAGCGTGCTCGCCGTCGCCCCAGTCGAAACTCACCTTTGCCGAGCCGTCCATCACGCGGCATCCGTCCACACGATGGCGCCATCGCTGGCCAGCGAGACCGAGCACGACACGAAGCCGCGCCCTTCCTTCGCAACGCCGAGATTGGTCATGATGAAAGCGCCCTGGAAGTGACCACCACCCTGCGCGCCCGGCAGATCGAGCGTGATGCGACAGTTGAAGGCCACGGCCGCCAGCATGCGATCACGCAGCGCACCCCACGAGATCGGGTCCATCGTACCTTCGCCGGTGATGCCGGCGGACAGCGTATCGACCACGCGGGCGACCCAGGCGGGGGCGTCGGGGTCAACGCAGTTCGGTTCGGTGGCCTCGACGGTGGAAGCCTCGAGCGTGAACTCGCGGGTGGTGTTGATCGAGCAGTTGAAGGCGAATTCTTCAGGGGCCTCGCCGTCACCGAATTCGATAAGCAGTTTCTGCGTCTTGGCCATTGGAAGGCTCCTCAGTCCGGCTGTGTGGTGAAAAGAAGCTCGATGCGGGCACGGCTCGTGATCCCGTCGCGTTCGCGGGAATAGGTCACGCTGCGCACCTCGACCCGGTCGCAGACATGGCCGAGGAGGGCGAAAGGCTGGTCGTGCAAGGCTTCGCGCAGGGCGCCCGCGATGCGCTTGACCTGCGGATAGCCGTCTTCCACCGACCAGACATCGATCTGCGCGAACACCTCTGAGGCGTCCCAGCAGGTTTCATCGATCGGCACCGTCTGGCCCGGCCCGATGGTGATGTAAGGCAGCACCGGGTTGCCCGGCGGCTGGTCGTAGACCCGCACGCCGGCCTCGGTGTCGAGCGCTTTCAGGCGGGCGACGAGCGCGCCCTGCACGGCAAGGGTCGGATCGGTCACGTTCATCCTCCCCTCGCGACTTTCCGGGCGGCCGAACGATTCGCCTTGCGAATGGCCGCTTTCGCTGCCCGGCGGTTGACCCGGAAGGCCGGGTAGAAGAATGGCTGCGCCCGCGTCCCGGGATGCTGTGAGCCGGCGAACAACCCGCCAATCACATGCGGTGCGGTGCCGAACTCCACCCACCGGGCATAGAAGGCTTCGCTGTTGCCGGCATAGACCGTGATCGTCAGTCCCTTGCCGAGCGAGGAGCGGGCCACCTTGCCGAGAGTGATGGAGCCGCGAGGCGGCGCCCCCCACGTCCACCCGATGCTGGCGCGCAGCGCGCCGTCATCTTCCGGCGCCAGGGAGCGCGCGAGGCGCACGATCTCATCCGCCACGGCTTCCATCGCCGCGCGGATCTCGGCCTCCGCCACCTTGGGCAGGCGCTTGAGCTTCCGCTCCAGCTTCGCCAGCCCGAGGATCGTCGTGCGGCGCGCCATCAGCCCGGCTCACCCTGCGTGACAAGGATGTCCAGCCACAGCCCCAGCGCGTCCGGGTCGGTCGGCGGCGCGGTGATGGCAAACACCCGCGAGGCGTCCCGCGCGTCCACCACGCGCCAGTCGCTCGCCACCTCCCGCGTCTGGCTGCTCTGGCGCACCGTCAGCACATAGGGCTGCACACCCTGCAGGCGCGAAGCCATCACCTGCTCGCCGCCCCGCAGCGGCCTCAAGCCGGCGGCGACGGTGAAGCGGGTGACCCAGGCCCCGCGCGTGTTGCCATAGCCATCATCGACCACGGTGCGCGACTGGAAATGCACCCGCTCCCGCAGGCGCCCGGCACCCGTCTGCCGGCTCATCCGAGCACCCGATAGGGGCCGAGCAGACGCCGCACGCTGAAGGGAACCTCAAAGCGCTGTGCGTCGGTGCCTTCCTCTCGGTTGTTGAACCACTCGGCGACCATCATGCGGATGGCGAGGCGGAAAACCTCAGGCACCTCGGCGTCTTCATAGCCGGCGGAATAGGTGACGCTGACGGCGTCCGGCCGGCAGGCCGTCGCGGGACATGATCCGGTCGGCACGAGGATCGTGCCAGCGACGACATAGCCGGCCTCGGGAAGCGTCGTCTGCTCCCCGGCCGGATCGCGATACTTCACGGCGGTGACGGCACGCACCGGCCCATAGGGCAGGCGGACCTGCCGTGGGAACCCCGGCAGGTCGAGCCGCAATGTCTGCCGGGAAATCGACCGGCCGTAAATGTTCGGGGGGCCGTCAATATGGGCCTGTGCTGCGGCAATCAGCGCCCTGATAGTGTCGTCTTCGTCCCCGTGATCGACATGCAGCCACTCGCGCGCCTCCGCCAACGACACCAGCGGCGAAAGGTCCCCGATGCGGGTGATGATCACGCCCGCACCCGCTTGTTGCGCGGCGCCGCACCTTCGGCCTTGTTTTGCAAGGGGGCCTCGGCCTTGGCCTCGCGCTCACCATCTTCCGGCGGCGTCAGCACGCCGGCGCGGACCAGATGGGCCACTTCATTCGCCTCGGCCGTCCGCGTCTCGCCGCGCTCATAGAGCCGCTCGGCCATGTGCCGGCGGGCAACCGTGTAAGTGAGCTTCGCCATGGGCCTCTCCTGAAGGATGAACGGGGGCGGCCTGCGCCGCCTCCGTTGCTATTGAGATCAGGGCGCAGTGGGGGTCGGCAGATCGCCGTAAATGAAGGCTTCCGGGCGATACACCGCCAGCGCCAGCCGCTCCTCGCCGAGCACGGTCACCAGATTCTTGGTGAAGTCGTCATTCTCGAAACCGACTTCAACGCGCGCGTCCCAGCGGTCGAAGACCTGGGCACCGAGCCGGAAGGCGCCGGTCAGGAAGTCGCCCTGCGCCATGGCCTGGGTGGCGACGACAGGCAGGTTCCAGAGAGTGGGCGCCAGCGTGCCCTGCGGATTGCCGACGATGTAGCGGCCGAGCGTGTCTTTGGTGAGCTCGATCGCGGCCCAGTCGATAGGGTGGAGCACATGGCCCGTGGCGGGATATTCGGCCAGCGCCGCCTGCAGCATGGCAAGGCGAAGCGTGTCGATCGCCGTCTCACCATCCGGCGCGAAGGGCGCCGAATATGCCGAGGCCTGCGGAACGATGCCGTGCAGGTTCTGGCCCGTTCCGTCGCCGTTCAGAAGCTGCGCCTCTTCCTTGTAGGCGAGACCGTAGAGC is a genomic window of Ancylobacter sp. IITR112 containing:
- a CDS encoding DUF3168 domain-containing protein, translated to MNVTDPTLAVQGALVARLKALDTEAGVRVYDQPPGNPVLPYITIGPGQTVPIDETCWDASEVFAQIDVWSVEDGYPQVKRIAGALREALHDQPFALLGHVCDRVEVRSVTYSRERDGITSRARIELLFTTQPD
- a CDS encoding gene transfer agent family protein yields the protein MDGSAKVSFDWGDGEHAFRLPIGGLRSLQTKCEAGPAQIHARLVDGSWRVDDIRETILLGLIGGGKTPTDALVLVRRFVDERPLVENVLPATVILGAALTGAARDAVGERAAGKTSTKAKRASSSRRSTALAR
- a CDS encoding head-tail connector protein, whose amino-acid sequence is MIITRIGDLSPLVSLAEAREWLHVDHGDEDDTIRALIAAAQAHIDGPPNIYGRSISRQTLRLDLPGFPRQVRLPYGPVRAVTAVKYRDPAGEQTTLPEAGYVVAGTILVPTGSCPATACRPDAVSVTYSAGYEDAEVPEVFRLAIRMMVAEWFNNREEGTDAQRFEVPFSVRRLLGPYRVLG
- a CDS encoding phage tail tube protein, encoding MAKTQKLLIEFGDGEAPEEFAFNCSINTTREFTLEASTVEATEPNCVDPDAPAWVARVVDTLSAGITGEGTMDPISWGALRDRMLAAVAFNCRITLDLPGAQGGGHFQGAFIMTNLGVAKEGRGFVSCSVSLASDGAIVWTDAA
- a CDS encoding phage head closure protein; the protein is MSRQTGAGRLRERVHFQSRTVVDDGYGNTRGAWVTRFTVAAGLRPLRGGEQVMASRLQGVQPYVLTVRQSSQTREVASDWRVVDARDASRVFAITAPPTDPDALGLWLDILVTQGEPG
- a CDS encoding HK97-gp10 family putative phage morphogenesis protein; the encoded protein is MARRTTILGLAKLERKLKRLPKVAEAEIRAAMEAVADEIVRLARSLAPEDDGALRASIGWTWGAPPRGSITLGKVARSSLGKGLTITVYAGNSEAFYARWVEFGTAPHVIGGLFAGSQHPGTRAQPFFYPAFRVNRRAAKAAIRKANRSAARKVARGG